The following proteins are encoded in a genomic region of Arthrobacter jiangjiafuii:
- a CDS encoding HGxxPAAW family protein: protein MGSNATETNVDTKPENQAEVHASIHDETIGHGNTPAAWTCVLIMIVGAGISSWGYIVASVLWFCIGLGVMAAGLLVGFILRKAGYGVGGSKLSNNGH, encoded by the coding sequence ATGGGCTCAAACGCCACTGAAACCAACGTTGACACCAAGCCGGAGAACCAGGCCGAGGTCCACGCCAGCATCCACGATGAAACCATCGGCCACGGCAACACCCCCGCCGCCTGGACCTGCGTCCTGATCATGATCGTGGGCGCCGGCATCTCCAGCTGGGGCTACATCGTAGCCAGCGTGCTCTGGTTCTGCATCGGCCTGGGCGTCATGGCCGCTGGCCTGCTGGTCGGCTTCATCCTGCGGAAGGCCGGCTACGGCGTAGGCGGCTCGAAGCTCTCCAACAACGGTCACTAA
- the trpC gene encoding indole-3-glycerol phosphate synthase TrpC, translating to MSVLDDIVAGVAEDLEARRRTVPLEQMRQRARAAAPALDAFAALGGGDAREDTLRVIAEVKRSSPSKGALAEITDPASLASSYENGGAAVISVLTEERRFGGSLADFDAVRAAVDIPLLRKDFTVDEYQIWEARAHGADLVLLIVAALDDTRLQDFLDLTHELGMNALVETHTAEEIDRAVAVGAKIIGVNVRNLKTLDVDRSVFASLASSIPASAVVVAESGVRDAADVGHYASEGANAVLVGEALVRHNDPAATIAEFTRTGAQALAARRVHGKG from the coding sequence ATGAGCGTTCTGGACGACATCGTCGCCGGCGTGGCAGAGGATCTCGAGGCACGCCGGCGCACGGTACCGCTGGAGCAGATGCGCCAGCGTGCCCGCGCGGCCGCTCCTGCCCTGGATGCCTTTGCCGCGCTCGGCGGCGGTGACGCCCGGGAGGACACTCTGCGCGTCATCGCCGAGGTCAAGCGCAGCAGCCCCTCCAAGGGTGCCCTTGCCGAGATCACGGATCCGGCGTCGCTGGCGTCCAGCTACGAAAACGGCGGAGCAGCTGTGATCAGCGTGCTCACCGAAGAGCGCCGCTTCGGCGGCTCGCTGGCAGACTTCGACGCCGTCCGTGCCGCAGTGGACATCCCCTTGCTGCGCAAGGACTTCACCGTGGACGAATACCAGATCTGGGAAGCCCGCGCACACGGAGCCGACCTGGTGCTGCTGATCGTGGCAGCCCTGGACGACACCCGGCTGCAGGATTTCCTAGACCTCACCCACGAACTGGGCATGAACGCCCTCGTGGAAACACACACGGCCGAGGAAATCGACCGTGCCGTGGCCGTGGGCGCCAAAATCATCGGCGTCAACGTGCGGAACCTGAAAACCCTCGACGTTGACCGTTCGGTCTTCGCGTCGCTGGCATCCAGCATCCCCGCCAGCGCGGTTGTCGTGGCCGAATCAGGTGTCCGCGACGCGGCCGACGTCGGGCACTACGCCTCCGAGGGTGCCAATGCCGTCCTCGTCGGCGAGGCACTGGTGCGGCACAACGATCCCGCTGCCACCATCGCCGAGTTCACCCGCACCGGTGCCCAGGCGCTGGCCGCCCGGCGCGTCCACGGCAAAGGCTGA
- the trpB gene encoding tryptophan synthase subunit beta, which yields MTGNPEQTGAAQSAGKTTADRHAAASPTDTAPAEAARRAAAGTVTEEVADAFLNTHGSLRHAPGPYFGEYGGRWMPESLIAALDELEDTFEKAKADPKFRAQIAELNKNYSGRPSLLTEAKRFSEHAGGVRIFLKREDLNHTGSHKINNVLGQALLAKRMGKTRIIAETGAGQHGVASATAAALLGLECVVYMGAEDCRRQALNVARMELLGATVIPVTHGSQTLKDAINEALRDWVANVDNTHYLLGTAAGAHPFPAMVRFFHEVIGEEARAQMLEQAGRLPDAVCACIGGGSNAIGIFHGFLDDPEVKIYGFEAGGDGVETGRHAATITLGRPGVLHGARSYLMQDEDGQTVESHSISAGLDYPGVGPEHSYLSDIGRVSYEPITDTEAMDAFRLLCRTEGIIPAIESAHALAGAIKVGQRLAAEAGTDGNQDASQKIVLVNLSGRGDKDVATAAEWFNLLDEKSAEAEIAKEGEQL from the coding sequence ATGACCGGGAATCCGGAACAGACAGGCGCAGCACAGTCCGCAGGCAAGACCACTGCCGACCGCCACGCCGCAGCCAGCCCCACCGATACCGCTCCCGCGGAGGCCGCCCGGCGTGCCGCCGCCGGCACGGTTACCGAGGAGGTGGCAGACGCGTTCCTGAACACCCACGGCTCGCTGCGCCACGCCCCCGGTCCCTATTTCGGTGAATACGGCGGCCGATGGATGCCCGAATCCCTGATTGCTGCCCTCGACGAGCTGGAAGACACCTTCGAGAAGGCCAAGGCCGACCCCAAGTTCCGCGCCCAGATCGCTGAGCTGAACAAGAACTACTCCGGCCGTCCGTCCCTGCTCACCGAGGCCAAACGCTTCTCCGAGCATGCCGGCGGGGTGCGGATCTTCCTCAAGCGCGAAGACCTGAACCACACCGGTTCGCACAAGATCAATAACGTCCTGGGCCAGGCCCTGCTGGCCAAGCGGATGGGCAAGACCCGGATCATCGCTGAAACCGGTGCCGGCCAGCACGGCGTGGCCAGTGCCACCGCCGCCGCCCTGCTCGGCCTGGAATGCGTGGTCTACATGGGCGCCGAAGACTGCCGCCGGCAGGCCCTCAACGTCGCCCGGATGGAACTGCTCGGCGCCACGGTGATTCCCGTGACGCACGGCTCGCAGACCCTCAAGGACGCGATCAACGAGGCGCTGCGGGACTGGGTCGCCAACGTGGACAACACCCACTACCTGCTCGGCACCGCCGCCGGCGCGCACCCGTTCCCGGCCATGGTCCGCTTCTTCCACGAAGTCATCGGCGAAGAGGCCCGCGCCCAGATGCTGGAACAGGCAGGACGGCTGCCCGACGCCGTCTGCGCCTGCATTGGCGGCGGCTCCAACGCCATCGGCATCTTCCACGGCTTCCTCGACGACCCCGAGGTGAAGATCTACGGCTTCGAGGCCGGGGGCGACGGCGTCGAAACCGGCCGCCACGCCGCCACCATCACCCTCGGGCGGCCCGGCGTGCTGCACGGCGCCCGGTCCTACCTGATGCAGGACGAAGACGGCCAGACGGTCGAATCGCACTCGATTTCCGCCGGCCTGGACTACCCGGGCGTTGGCCCGGAGCACTCCTACCTCTCCGACATCGGCCGGGTCTCCTACGAACCCATCACCGACACCGAAGCCATGGACGCCTTCCGCCTGCTTTGCCGCACCGAGGGCATCATCCCGGCGATCGAGTCGGCGCACGCGCTGGCCGGCGCCATCAAGGTGGGCCAGCGGCTTGCCGCCGAGGCCGGCACCGACGGGAACCAGGACGCCTCGCAGAAGATCGTGCTGGTGAACCTCTCCGGCCGCGGCGACAAGGACGTAGCCACCGCCGCGGAATGGTTCAACCTGCTGGATGAAAAGTCCGCAGAAGCAGAAATCGCCAAAGAAGGGGAGCAGCTGTGA
- the trpA gene encoding tryptophan synthase subunit alpha encodes MSTAIQSASKSAAAIDRAAADGRAALIGYLPAGFPSVQETIDAGIALAENGADLIEIGIPYSDPVMDGHVIQAATTEALANGFRVAEVFDVVAGITAATDAAVLVMTYWNPVVRMGVDEFSRRLAEAGGAGLITPDLIPDEASEWMAASDKYGLDRVFLVAPSSTEERMKSTVAASRGFVYAVSIMGVTGARSSVSTAAKDVVSAARAAGAQRVCVGLGVSNSGHVQEIGAYADGVIVGTALVAALRDGGVRAVADLTRELSTGTRKSN; translated from the coding sequence GTGAGCACGGCTATCCAGAGCGCCAGCAAGTCCGCCGCAGCCATTGACCGGGCCGCCGCAGACGGCCGCGCCGCGCTGATCGGTTACCTGCCCGCGGGATTCCCCTCGGTCCAGGAAACCATCGACGCCGGCATCGCCCTGGCAGAGAACGGCGCCGACCTCATTGAAATCGGTATCCCCTACTCGGACCCGGTGATGGACGGCCACGTCATCCAGGCCGCCACCACCGAGGCCCTGGCCAACGGCTTCCGCGTGGCCGAGGTGTTCGACGTCGTCGCCGGCATTACCGCCGCCACCGACGCCGCAGTGCTGGTGATGACCTATTGGAACCCCGTGGTGCGCATGGGCGTCGATGAATTCTCCCGCCGCCTGGCCGAAGCCGGGGGAGCGGGCCTGATCACTCCGGACCTCATCCCCGACGAGGCCTCCGAATGGATGGCTGCCTCGGACAAGTACGGCCTGGACCGGGTCTTCCTGGTGGCACCGTCCTCCACCGAGGAGCGCATGAAGAGCACCGTCGCGGCCAGCCGCGGCTTCGTCTACGCGGTGTCCATCATGGGCGTCACCGGGGCGCGCAGTTCCGTGAGCACCGCCGCCAAGGACGTGGTCTCCGCCGCCCGCGCCGCCGGTGCCCAGCGCGTCTGCGTCGGCCTGGGTGTCTCCAACTCCGGGCATGTCCAGGAGATCGGCGCGTACGCCGACGGCGTGATCGTGGGCACCGCACTGGTGGCCGCACTGCGCGACGGCGGCGTTCGCGCAGTGGCCGACCTAACCCGAGAACTCAGCACCGGAACCCGGAAGAGCAACTAA